In Deinococcus psychrotolerans, a genomic segment contains:
- a CDS encoding DinB family protein produces MTDVWSFLFLNGEFAPRQYILDGLTSEQVGVRPAENVHSIYEELWHTALWQQIVLEQDAEAIKRWEQNELLPPSPAPEDEAAWQELVASFLTSSQRAVELAKNGAWLETEEESSNPGFTWRNALEQLAVHNAYHLGKIVLLRQLLGCWTPRPKQTQ; encoded by the coding sequence GTGACTGACGTCTGGAGTTTTCTGTTTCTCAACGGTGAGTTCGCGCCGCGCCAGTACATTCTGGACGGACTGACCTCTGAGCAAGTCGGTGTGCGGCCCGCCGAGAATGTCCATAGCATTTATGAGGAGCTTTGGCACACTGCTCTGTGGCAGCAGATTGTCTTAGAACAAGACGCGGAGGCCATCAAGCGCTGGGAGCAAAACGAACTCTTGCCCCCTAGTCCTGCGCCTGAAGACGAGGCAGCTTGGCAAGAGTTGGTTGCGTCGTTTCTGACTTCTTCGCAGCGTGCGGTAGAGCTGGCCAAAAACGGGGCCTGGCTGGAAACCGAAGAGGAAAGTAGCAATCCCGGCTTCACCTGGCGAAACGCACTCGAGCAGCTCGCCGTTCACAACGCTTACCATCTGGGCAAAATTGTCTTGCTCCGGCAGCTGCTGGGCTGCTGGACACCACGCCCCAAACAAACTCAGTAG